One window of Sulfoacidibacillus ferrooxidans genomic DNA carries:
- a CDS encoding G1 family glutamic endopeptidase: MNSRKPKRIGTLVVMGIAGIGAFSLLGNVSHLNNPWIFPGVTVKHVQTSRATVNQLSSDQMSFPLQTGTSQNWAGYVVQPTPQSNGENSVTGSWTVPEISGNPNGNDAQWIGLGGVSSHDLLQMGTVEQMQNGQQTSYVFWEKLPGAARQMVPVSAGDQVSSQIEPIGQNTWKLVVTVTPQNGQPYSRSVTVHLSSSYANGVGSSAEWISEDPSNQSHTLLPLGDMGTITYQDATVNGQAISASDHQVEPLEMVGGMGLPEVLPTQLTGNGESFSTVMKNFSQNGLQSVSGDGSGGGTFIIPGIGTISGINGFGNGFGNGFGQGNGFSWGNSNSWPSAVNFPSATQGIQMLQQWQQWINQQTQQIQEQFQQTQQPQIQVWPTGFSLTFTSFNR; this comes from the coding sequence ATGAATTCGAGAAAACCTAAACGAATTGGTACATTAGTAGTGATGGGTATTGCAGGAATCGGAGCATTTTCTCTTTTGGGAAATGTAAGTCATCTAAATAATCCCTGGATTTTTCCCGGGGTTACGGTGAAACACGTACAAACGAGTAGAGCTACTGTAAACCAACTTTCCTCAGATCAGATGTCATTCCCATTACAAACAGGTACTTCTCAAAACTGGGCGGGATATGTTGTACAACCCACACCGCAATCTAATGGTGAAAACAGTGTAACTGGTAGTTGGACAGTGCCTGAGATATCAGGTAATCCAAATGGAAATGACGCACAATGGATAGGTCTAGGTGGCGTATCTAGTCATGATTTATTGCAGATGGGCACAGTTGAACAAATGCAAAACGGACAACAAACATCCTATGTTTTTTGGGAGAAATTACCTGGAGCAGCAAGGCAAATGGTTCCTGTATCTGCTGGTGATCAAGTGTCTTCGCAAATTGAGCCTATTGGGCAAAATACATGGAAACTTGTCGTTACAGTGACACCACAAAATGGTCAACCGTATTCTAGATCGGTAACCGTGCATTTAAGTTCCTCTTATGCAAATGGAGTTGGATCCTCAGCCGAGTGGATTAGTGAAGATCCTTCCAATCAAAGTCATACCTTATTGCCACTTGGTGATATGGGGACAATTACCTATCAAGATGCGACTGTCAATGGTCAGGCCATCTCTGCTAGTGATCACCAAGTTGAACCATTAGAAATGGTTGGTGGCATGGGATTACCTGAAGTTTTACCTACGCAATTAACAGGAAATGGTGAGAGTTTTAGTACTGTTATGAAGAATTTTTCTCAAAATGGTCTACAAAGCGTTAGTGGAGATGGGAGTGGGGGAGGAACCTTCATCATTCCTGGTATTGGAACAATTAGTGGTATTAATGGATTTGGCAATGGATTCGGAAATGGATTTGGACAAGGCAATGGATTTAGTTGGGGTAATAGCAACTCATGGCCAAGCGCAGTTAACTTTCCGTCTGCTACGCAAGGCATTCAAATGCTACAGCAGTGGCAACAATGGATCAATCAACAAACCCAACAAATACAAGAACAATTCCAACAAACACAACAACCGCAAATTCAAGTATGGCCAACTGGTTTTAGTCTTACATTTACTTCCTTTAACCGTTAA
- a CDS encoding flagellar motor protein MotB, whose protein sequence is MSSRRSRGPKIKKENSERWLLTYSDLITLLLAFFIIMYSIASLNQGKFQQLAESLHDALSGSSNPITFSSEGANKSLLQNTSLTVAQQDQIAAIIKENHLFSDIYRELEQYISAHHLQASVQAVDEPKGIRIAIHSDVLFDNGSDQLRPQALEILQGVVPFLNKVTTSIQVNGYTDSVPIRTQQFPSNWYLSTDRAAGVVSYLITRGVNPTRLSAQGFSKYRPIATNATAAGRQSNRRVDIVLLHSWY, encoded by the coding sequence ATGAGTTCGCGTCGTTCAAGAGGTCCAAAGATTAAAAAGGAAAATTCAGAACGTTGGTTGCTAACCTATTCAGATTTAATCACTTTATTATTGGCTTTTTTTATCATCATGTATAGTATTGCAAGTTTAAATCAAGGTAAATTTCAACAGTTAGCAGAATCACTTCATGATGCACTTTCTGGTTCGAGTAATCCGATCACTTTTAGTTCAGAAGGTGCTAATAAAAGTCTATTACAAAATACCTCACTCACTGTAGCGCAACAAGATCAGATCGCTGCGATTATAAAAGAAAATCACTTATTTTCTGATATCTATAGGGAGTTAGAGCAGTACATATCAGCGCATCATTTACAAGCTAGCGTGCAAGCAGTAGATGAACCTAAAGGTATAAGGATAGCCATTCATTCTGATGTTTTATTTGACAATGGATCAGATCAATTACGGCCACAAGCATTAGAGATTCTACAAGGGGTTGTTCCATTTTTAAATAAAGTGACAACAAGCATTCAAGTCAACGGATACACAGATAGTGTCCCCATTAGAACGCAACAATTTCCTTCCAATTGGTATCTATCAACCGACCGTGCGGCAGGTGTAGTTTCTTATCTCATTACAAGAGGCGTAAATCCAACTCGGTTATCCGCCCAAGGATTTAGCAAATATCGTCCTATAGCTACGAATGCAACTGCGGCAGGAAGACAATCCAACCGTCGAGTAGATATTGTTTTATTGCACAGTTGGTATTAA
- a CDS encoding polysaccharide deacetylase family protein: protein MIYPAIVKLMIVSQLFFTLSASQTEFSDPELLHRVETTQKIVAFTFDDGPDPLYTKQIVQQLTSHHAHATFFVIGRKVAQYPNIIKYEVEKGNEVGNHSFSHDLHWSSPSAVQEIKLTQEQVYRATGIYPKYFRPPMGIINPLIRQAAKQAHLRIVLWAWDQDTRDWNGRIASSITQHVLDHIHPGDIILFHDGASKQTNTVQALKVLLPALERKQYRVVTISELLQLSK, encoded by the coding sequence GTGATCTACCCAGCCATAGTGAAATTGATGATCGTCAGTCAGTTGTTTTTTACTTTATCAGCATCACAAACCGAATTTTCCGATCCTGAACTATTGCATAGAGTTGAAACGACACAGAAAATAGTTGCCTTTACTTTTGATGACGGACCAGATCCCCTATACACAAAGCAAATCGTACAACAATTAACTAGTCATCATGCACATGCTACTTTTTTTGTCATTGGACGTAAAGTTGCACAATATCCAAATATTATAAAATATGAAGTTGAAAAAGGAAATGAAGTTGGTAATCATTCTTTTTCACATGACCTACATTGGAGTTCACCAAGTGCTGTTCAAGAGATCAAATTAACTCAAGAACAAGTATACCGTGCCACAGGGATCTATCCAAAGTACTTTCGACCTCCAATGGGGATCATCAATCCACTCATAAGGCAAGCTGCTAAACAGGCTCATTTGCGCATCGTGCTTTGGGCATGGGATCAAGATACAAGAGACTGGAATGGACGTATCGCCTCCTCTATTACTCAACACGTATTAGATCATATACACCCAGGGGATATCATCTTATTCCATGATGGAGCTAGCAAACAAACTAATACTGTGCAAGCGTTAAAGGTTCTTTTACCGGCCTTAGAACGTAAACAATATAGAGTGGTTACAATTAGCGAACTTTTACAATTATCAAAGTAA
- a CDS encoding DnaD domain protein, with amino-acid sequence MTNKPLDQALDALEESYATFPYILFQRYHSIGLSDEEFLVIIHIIASQQVEHSFPRLDDLALRMTLSKERIAVIIQGLMGQGLLLHQHERVSLRPLIERLLGLENRSNTVALIYNRFEEEFGRLLSPLEYEQIMQWIDEDQYPQWLIIEALRESVLAGVYNFRYVDTVLTDWSRANLKSEQQLQEYRQNYRARSGDRTNKRLNTKTNGQRSKTDFSQDKARIGDANKEQIVPAVQPGKYERFYEVFRKKDGSEQRETSP; translated from the coding sequence GTGACCAATAAACCCCTCGACCAAGCATTAGATGCGTTAGAGGAAAGTTATGCTACATTCCCATATATTTTATTTCAGCGTTATCATTCGATAGGGTTAAGTGATGAGGAATTTCTCGTTATCATTCATATTATTGCATCACAACAAGTGGAACATTCCTTTCCAAGATTAGATGACTTAGCTTTGCGCATGACCTTATCTAAAGAACGCATAGCTGTTATTATTCAAGGATTAATGGGGCAGGGGCTGTTGTTACATCAACATGAACGTGTGAGTTTACGGCCATTGATAGAACGCCTTCTGGGACTAGAAAATCGCTCAAATACAGTTGCTCTCATTTACAATCGCTTTGAAGAAGAATTTGGAAGATTGTTATCTCCACTTGAATACGAACAAATTATGCAATGGATTGATGAGGATCAATATCCACAATGGTTAATTATTGAAGCGCTAAGAGAGTCGGTATTGGCTGGCGTTTATAATTTTCGCTATGTAGATACTGTATTGACAGATTGGTCTAGAGCTAATCTGAAATCTGAGCAACAATTACAAGAGTACAGACAAAATTATCGTGCTCGTTCAGGTGATCGAACGAATAAACGTTTGAACACAAAAACGAATGGGCAACGTTCAAAAACAGATTTTAGTCAGGACAAAGCACGTATTGGGGACGCTAATAAAGAACAAATTGTTCCTGCTGTACAACCGGGGAAATACGAACGATTTTATGAAGTATTTCGAAAAAAGGATGGTTCAGAGCAAAGAGAGACATCACCATAA
- the asnS gene encoding asparagine--tRNA ligase produces MVQTVLIKHLPEHIDQTVVIQGWLHTKRSSGKVAFLQLRDGSGFVQGVVTKADVTEEVFHNAVSLTQESSVQIQGVVVRDERAPSGVELQVSNVEIIHETHDYPITPKEHGVDFLLDHRHLWIRAPRQRAILKIRAEIIKAIRAFLDENEFTQVDPPILTPSSCEGTTNLFHTEYFDRDAFLTQSGQLYMEAAALAFGRVYSFGPTFRAEKSKTRRHLIEFWMIEPEMVFTTHEESLIVQEQLVSHIIQHVLTNCSVELKAIGRDTSILQKYVAPFPRITYDDAIALLQKDGHDITWGEDFGAPHEAAIVEHFERPVFIEKFPTSIKAFYMKPDPERPEVVLCADLLAPEGYGEIIGGSQRIDDPELLLARFKEHDLSEEDYAWYMDLRKYGSVPHAGFGLGLERTVAWICGLEHVRETIPFPRLLYRLYP; encoded by the coding sequence ATGGTTCAAACGGTTCTTATTAAACATTTACCAGAACATATTGATCAAACAGTTGTTATTCAAGGTTGGTTACACACTAAACGGTCATCAGGGAAAGTGGCCTTTCTCCAATTGCGCGATGGCAGCGGATTTGTGCAAGGCGTTGTAACGAAAGCAGATGTTACTGAAGAGGTATTTCACAATGCAGTATCACTTACTCAAGAGAGTTCAGTACAGATTCAAGGAGTAGTTGTTCGTGATGAACGAGCACCTTCTGGAGTAGAGTTGCAAGTTTCAAATGTAGAAATCATTCATGAGACACACGATTATCCGATCACTCCTAAAGAACACGGCGTAGATTTTTTACTGGATCATCGTCATCTTTGGATTCGCGCTCCTAGGCAAAGAGCGATTTTGAAAATTCGCGCAGAAATTATAAAAGCTATTCGCGCCTTTCTTGATGAAAATGAGTTCACGCAAGTAGATCCGCCTATTTTAACGCCATCTTCATGTGAAGGAACAACCAATCTATTTCATACAGAGTATTTTGATCGCGATGCTTTTCTTACTCAAAGTGGTCAGTTATACATGGAAGCTGCAGCATTAGCATTTGGCAGAGTGTATTCGTTTGGCCCTACTTTTCGTGCAGAAAAATCTAAAACAAGGCGTCATTTAATTGAATTTTGGATGATTGAACCGGAAATGGTTTTTACTACTCATGAAGAAAGCTTAATCGTACAAGAACAATTGGTGTCTCATATTATTCAACACGTACTGACTAATTGCTCGGTTGAACTAAAAGCCATTGGACGCGACACCTCGATTTTACAGAAGTATGTGGCGCCATTTCCTAGAATCACATACGATGATGCCATTGCATTATTGCAAAAAGATGGGCATGACATTACTTGGGGAGAAGATTTTGGAGCACCACATGAAGCAGCTATTGTAGAACATTTTGAACGTCCTGTCTTTATAGAAAAATTCCCGACATCCATTAAGGCTTTTTACATGAAACCCGATCCAGAGCGTCCAGAGGTCGTTTTATGTGCTGATTTACTTGCGCCAGAAGGGTACGGTGAGATCATTGGTGGATCCCAACGTATTGATGATCCCGAACTTCTTTTGGCACGTTTTAAAGAACATGATCTGTCTGAAGAAGATTATGCGTGGTATATGGATCTTAGAAAATATGGATCTGTGCCACATGCGGGCTTTGGGCTAGGGTTAGAACGGACCGTAGCATGGATATGTGGACTGGAGCATGTTCGTGAAACCATTCCCTTCCCACGCCTGTTATATCGCCTCTATCCATAG